In Mytilus edulis chromosome 7, xbMytEdul2.2, whole genome shotgun sequence, a single genomic region encodes these proteins:
- the LOC139482821 gene encoding uncharacterized protein — MEQIFKTIIILFSIEACVSSKNNTTVHVCVGEDVTLSCPPAGFNKTISWFRRNVSKNTITTLYAGTKGKDTNLPLNAAVDVNEEKGEFNLTIQNLTKADNGTYQCLHDKHLTSWLFRLIIKDSDHKYNNSGSKIKENNCSCTSNVSEYKTGVGVFTIDTNVHENNDEVLNMMWWYVMCCGLIAAGIAILSYKYPTFHKGLSGDNTSRKEIIVV; from the exons ATGGAGCAAATTTTCAAAACGATCATCATTCTTTTCTCGATAGAAG CATGTGTGTCTTCCAAAAATAATACAACAGTTCACGTATGTGTTGGAGAAGACGTAACCTTATCATGTCCACCAGCTGGATTTAATAAAACTATCAGTTGGTTCAGGAGAAATGTGTCTAAAAATACTATAACAACGCTGTATGCAGGAACGAAAGGAAAAGACACCAATTTGCCACTAAATGCTGCGGTCGATGTCAATGAGGAAAAAGGAGAATTTAATTTGACGATACAGAATTTAACTAAGGCTGATAATGGAACATACCAGTGCTTGCATGACAAGCATTTAACGTCGTGGCTGTTTCGTCTTATTATAAAAG ATTCAGATCATAAATACAACAACTCTGGCAGTAAAATCAAAGAAAACAATTGTTCTTGTACAAGTAATGTTTCTGAATACAAAACag GTGTAGGTGTATTTACAATTGATACGAATGTACATGAAAATAATG atgAAGTGCTAAACATGATGTGGTGGTATGTAATGTGCTGTGGATTAATAGCAGCTGGAATAGCAATATTATCTTACAAATATCCGACATTTCATAAAG GGCTGAGCGGGGACAATACATCAAGAAAG GAAATCATAGTGGTTTAA